From the Hevea brasiliensis isolate MT/VB/25A 57/8 chromosome 13, ASM3005281v1, whole genome shotgun sequence genome, the window CTAAGTACCTAGTTACCTACCTAAATCTGCCATTTGGCCCATTTTCTACCGAGCAAAACATGCCTCCAAGTTTTGTGGTTCAATGTTTCTATTCTCAAGCTCTTCCACTTTCCTCTGTTCACATTTCTTCTGCTCAAGCAGAGCTAATTTTGATGAGTTGTAAATATTAATGTTACCTTCTAACATTGTCCCACATGTCACATTCGTTTGTCTCTTGATGCTCAGTTGGACCTTGGCTTGCCATGAATTTGCAGTTTAAAAAATTCCCCTTTTTCCAAGTAAATACGAAATCACCAATGAGAAACTCAAAGCTTGACGGCCTTCAATGAAATCACCTAGTTCTCCATTTTTAAACTGGAGGAAGATCCATTTGAAGAAATCCCCCGAGTCTGTCTCAAATTATCGTTAGAGGTACAAGGAGAACGCAGAGAAGATAGAGAGTAACATGCACCATAGTTTTTGTTGAACGGATCTGGGGTTTTTGGCCATTTCACCGAGATGATCAGGCGGCTTTTTATGCAGGCAGTCGTGCAATCCTCCACTGCCTTCGTCTTCTTTCTCTTCCTGATGCTCGGCGCGTTTGTCTTCACGCGCCTCCTCCAGTCCAGTGTAAGCAACCCAATATTAATAATGTCACATTCCTACAAGATCTTTGACTTTTTCTTCCCTACTAAGAAAGGCAAGAAAAGTGAGCTTAAAATGGGTTACACTTGCACGACGTGGTCTGAAGCCTGACTCTTGCCATCCGTAACTCCGGCGTAATTGTAGTGAATTTTgtggctattttttttttttgaataaattatttcttTTTAACTAAAACCGCAGAATTGGGCTAAGTTGATAGgccatttttaactttttcacCTTGGGCTTCTCGTTGTAGGACATTACTGGCAGCTCGGCTCAGAAGTCAATAGTCACTGCAAAAACAACCAAGCCGCAAAATAATATCGAAATTCCACTAAACTGCAACGCACTCAACCTCACACGAACATGCCCTAGAGACTACCCCACAACGTTTTCACAAGATCCTGACCGTCCATTACCTCCGAGCTGTCCAGAATACTTCCGGTGGATCCACGAAGATTTACGTCCATGGGCCCATACGGGCATCACCAGAGACATGGTAGAAAGAGCTAAAGCAACAGCCAATTTCAGATTGGTGATAGTGAGCGGCAGAGCTTACCTTGAAACATACGAGAAGGCGTTTCAGACTAGAGATGTTTTTACACTTTGGGGAATCCTACAGTTGTTACGGAGGTATCCGGGGAGACTGCCAGATTTAGAGATGATGTTTGATTGCGTAGACTGGCCGGTTATCAAGTCCGTTGATTATAGTGGGCCAGATGCGCCGGCCCCACCGCCTCTGTTTCGCTATTGCGGGAACGAAGACACATTGGACATTGTTTTCCCTGATTGGTCCTTCTGGGGATGGCAAGACATGTTAACTTTTCATCttcaattaattttttcaatACATGAATGCGCCAAATGCAGGAGTTAACAGATTATTCTACAGGGCTGAGACGAATATAAAGCCATGGGAGCATTTGCTGAGGGACCTAAAAGAAGGCAACGAAAGGACTAGATGGCTGGAAAGGGAACCTTATGCTTATTGGAAAGGGAATCCAGATGTTGCTGAGACGAGGCTAGACCTTATCAAATGTAATGTCTCCGAACAACAGGACTGGAATGCTCGTTTATATAGACAGGTAACCATAACTCTGATAATTTTCAATGAATTGCAATTTTCGGAGTAATGAAACGAAATGATGTAAGATTTTGAAATCTATTGCAGGATTGGGTCCGAGAATCCCAGCAAGGATACAAGCAATCGGACTTGGCAAATCAATGCATTCACAGGTAAAAAGTTCATATTTATCATATGGGTACTACATCGTTTTGTTTATTCGTTCTTTCATCTTTAATGCATATTTTGCCTTGTcttcaaaatttactgttcatgcagGTATAAGATCTATATTGAGGGGTCTGCATGGTCAGTCAGTGAAAAGTATATCCTTGCCTGTGATTCAGTCACCCTTATTGTGAAGCCCCATTATTATGATTTCTTTTCAAGAGGTTTGATGCCAATTCACCACTATTGGCCTGTAAAGGAGGCCGATAAATGCAAGTCTATTAAGTTTGCAGTAGACTGGGGTAACAGCCACAGACAGAAGGTAACAACTTTTGACTGTAAATTTTATCCATAAATTTTATGGTTGTAATTACTCAAAACTTTTTCTATTCTGccatgaaaattgagaaatgtcaAGTATCTGGCACCACAGTTCAGGCCTATAGTAGGCTTCTAACTGTTGTTCTGCTGTTAACCCCATTAGCTATTTTTGCTCCAAATGTTACTAAGTGCTTGGTATTGTGTTTAGAGGcggaaactttttttttttttcaataaaagcATAATTTTAGATAccgttgaaaaaaataatttgaaaaaaactatttttattttagtgtttttgtggataaaacttatcaaatttaattttaaattatttttttaatactctctaactcGTACATTTTAAAAAGTGATAATTTCGACAGCAGTTCTAACAGTAATGACAAACAGACTCTAAAATGAATTTTTATGGGGAAGCCTGCTGTAGAATTATTTTTTGATCTAAAATTTATGTGGAATTCAACGTGTGCAATCATCTGGTTGGTTCCTAGTGTCTTGTTGTACTTCATGAGTAGATCATTAAGAGAAAGGGAGAAATGTTAAATGAACTAATTTGTCCTTAAATTTTTTAGTCATCTTGTTTTTCAAGTTATATTTTCTTATGCAGTTGTTCTCCGTGGGTTTGTCAGGCCCAGGAAATTGGAAATGCAGCAAGTGAATTCATTCAAGAAGAGTTGAAGATAGACTATGTGTATGACTACATGTTTCATCTCTTAAATGAGTATGCAAAGCTTTTGACATTTAAGCCCACTATACCTAGAAATGCTACTGAACTGTGTTCAGAAACAATGGCTTGCCCTGCGGATGGATTGGAGAAGAAGTTTATGATGGATTCTTTGGTGAAGGTTCCTGCAGATACTTGTCCCTGCACCATGCCTCCTCCCTATGACCCTTCTTCTCTGCTTGCCATTATAAGGAGAAAAGCAAATGCTATAAAGCTGGTGCAGTTATGGGAGAACAAATACTGGCAGAATCAAACCAAGCAGTCTTAGAGGCGTGTTCATAGGCAAGCCTATTAGCTCGTCTTGGCTTATAACCAAAGGAGGACATGTATAGGCTCAAATTTTATAGTTTTCCCCCTCCTTTGTGTATTATTCCCTCTTAGATAATGTTAGCAGGAAAATTTTTCCATGGAATAAATATATAGCATTTTAGTATTCAGTATAATTGTTCTGTTGATCTTGAACTTAATTGTGTGTTTGCACCCATCAAACCATATGATAGATTATTCAAGTGTGTGAAACTCATATTCACCCCTTTGAAGGCCAGCCGTCACTTTAGTGAAGTTGAAACTCATATTTGATATGAACAACGGATCCTTATATGACTTTCATTTAAAGGGAAGAAATGTACTCTGAACGTTGTCGTTTGTGAACGACAAATCTCTGTAGGACCTGTCATTCTGAGAAAGAGCAGTCACTTTTGGAGGACGTCCTATGGTTTATGAATGCCAGAAATTCTAATAAATTCGTCTTGCAAACTAACCTGTGTTGTCTGAAAATGACCAGTAAAATGATGAGTTGTTTTTCTGTTAATGCTGTCCTCTGTTTACTTCCGCCTGTGTTGCAACTGTAATCCAAATTCATCTACATCTATtatctatataaatattataattctgAGCATACACATTATTTATTTTGTGAATTCTTCTGCTGCTGCttttatttttttcccttttttctttAGAATCTACGAACTAATTGTAATGCTATTTTATATGTAAAGAAAGGATCTTGAGAGTTAGATTAGGAGAAACATTGATACATTTTAGTGCATGTCTACAAACATGAATTTTTCTGCTCATAAAGAATCAAATGAGATTACTAAAAGGTAGGGTAACTGAAACCTTCCCTCCGCATACTGGGACTGGCTTTCTGCTTTTCCAGACTTTATTGTCATATTTTCTGCTATGTATTTTTCAAATTATTATAAGTCTGGTGGACGTAAGATATTCAAGCGCTATTGGATTTCATTCCACACGTCCCTTCATCCTCCTCCGCAACCAAGGTTATGATATCATATTGAGCCTTTAAGTTCTCAAAGGTTATACAAGTCTAGTGGACGTTAGACGTCAGATATTCAAGCGACGGAATGGATAAACTACAAATGCAAAGGCTCAAAACACTTTCTTGCAAAAATTTGAAGATTGACTTATTAATTGATTAGACTCAAATTACTGAAACCAAAGTTGATCATTTGTTAGCACAAGTCAACAAACTCTATGTTGATCTCCCATCTAGAATCAATATTTAAGATGCTGGCAACTAAATTTATATTTAGTTGCCTCGTTAGTCAAATGTTGAGCAAAAGCTTTCGGCTTAATAATATATCAATTTCCATTAAATGATGTGATTTTCCTATCTGAAATAATAAAAACACAGCTACTGCATCCTGCTTCAAGAAAAATTATTTCTGAAATACATATTTGCTAAAAATTGAGTTTGCTAAATTTTTTCCATGGTTTGCCTGTTTGAATAGTAAAAGCTAGCAGGAAAATCTATATTGCAGAGTGAAACTTATTAATGACAACATCCTTCGGTTGTACGCTGCTTTCTTCCAGAACTTATGGTGCATCCAACCTAGTTCCcacattaaattaaaaataaaagtatATTTTATAGTTTTTGGTCAGTCGATGGAATTCTTTATTTATCAGAAATTTCGAGGGATATAGCTACGATGGTTCAATATAATCTATTAAATCCTTTCAAGCATATCAAGTTCTATGTTTTAAAACATTATATGCTTGTAATTTAGTGATATTGTCATATCAAATACCCCAGATGGACCTTTTTTCTGCTGTCAAAAGGATAATATTTTAATATCTGGTTTTGGAGGTCCAGACTTTGGAATAGTAAGTCTTAGCTCCTGGCTTTTTCTCCACGAAATTGTTTTTGCTTGTTTTTTCttcttgacttttgcatagactttTACTTGGCAGTTGGCACAGAGAGAAAGACTTGGAAATATGGACATTTCATTCCTTTCCATGATAAGGACCAGATGCAGACCTGCGATCTTTGGACATATGCTTCCAATTCTAATATCAGAAGCAGATAATTTATGGTTTCTCACGTTCTGTTCTCTAAACTTACTAGCTGCTAGTCTGTCAGGATCATGAAATTTTCCAGAGTTCTTTTCTTCAGGTTGGTCATGTTGGAGATGTCGTTGCTATGGCAAACTGATGTTTTATGCATCGAAAGCAAGAAACAGGCAAGAGACAGGCTCTTCTTAGATTCAGGCAAGATCTTAAAGATCCTTCTGACAGACTGTCTTCTTGGACTGCTGCAGAAATGGAAGTGGGCTGGAATTGTCTGCGATAATTTAACTGGCCATGCCAAAGAACTCAAACCTCAGAAATCCTCTGGATCCTCCCCAGACTCAACGTGAGACCTAAGAAAGGTTCTAGTTGCAGGGTACCATCCATAAACCCTTCTTTGCTCAATCTGAAGTATACCTGGACTTAAGCTACAACGATTTTGGAGGGGCTCCAATTCCCAGCTTCATTGGTTCTATGGTGAGTTTAACATATCTAAAACTATATGAAGCTGGATTTGAGGGATTAATCCCTCACCAACTAGGAAACCTTTCTAGTTTACCCCACCTTGGTGTTCGTGGAGCTTGTGTGTATTGGTTTGAAGCCAAAATGTATGTTGATAATCTTCGTTGGGTTTCAAGTGTTCAGCTCCTAGATTTAAGCTGTGTGAATCTCACTGCAGCATCAGACTGGTTGCTGATAATGAATACTCTCCCTTCTTTACTAGAATTACACTTGTCGAAATGCAGTCCTGTTGCCATTCCTCCTCTATCTAAAGTCAATTTCACATCTCTATCAGTTTTTGAAATTTCTCAAAATAATTTTGGGAATTCAATTCCCTAGTGGATTTATACTCTTAATAATCTCACGTCTCTTGATCTGAGTTTTTGTACTTTGAAGGTCCAattcccaatttttttttttcgaacTTATCTTGCAAGCCTTGA encodes:
- the LOC110658385 gene encoding uncharacterized protein LOC110658385; translation: MIRRLFMQAVVQSSTAFVFFLFLMLGAFVFTRLLQSSDITGSSAQKSIVTAKTTKPQNNIEIPLNCNALNLTRTCPRDYPTTFSQDPDRPLPPSCPEYFRWIHEDLRPWAHTGITRDMVERAKATANFRLVIVSGRAYLETYEKAFQTRDVFTLWGILQLLRRYPGRLPDLEMMFDCVDWPVIKSVDYSGPDAPAPPPLFRYCGNEDTLDIVFPDWSFWGWAETNIKPWEHLLRDLKEGNERTRWLEREPYAYWKGNPDVAETRLDLIKCNVSEQQDWNARLYRQDWVRESQQGYKQSDLANQCIHRYKIYIEGSAWSVSEKYILACDSVTLIVKPHYYDFFSRGLMPIHHYWPVKEADKCKSIKFAVDWGNSHRQKAQEIGNAASEFIQEELKIDYVYDYMFHLLNEYAKLLTFKPTIPRNATELCSETMACPADGLEKKFMMDSLVKVPADTCPCTMPPPYDPSSLLAIIRRKANAIKLVQLWENKYWQNQTKQS